The following nucleotide sequence is from Papio anubis isolate 15944 unplaced genomic scaffold, Panubis1.0 scaffold2025, whole genome shotgun sequence.
CTCCGGGTTcagtcgattctcctgcctcagcctcccgagtagctgggattacaggcgcacaccaccacacctggctaatttttgtacttttagtagagacagggtttcaccatgttggccagcctggtcttgaactcctgccctcaggcgatccactcgcctcggcctcccaaagtgctgggattacaggcgtgagccaccgcgcccggccacccacTCTGAAAGATGAAAACTAGGTCCTGTGCCCCAGCAGGTTCTAAGCTGCCAGGAAGCGAATGGTAAATATGAGGTTTGAGTTAGCGCTGCAGTTATTTGGAGGGATAGTAGTCTGGGCTTTTCAATCTCTGGAAATGATTAAAAACCAGAACAGCCTATATAGGCTGGCTCAGCAGTTCTGGCTTACTCAGAAGATTCCAATAGACACATATGCATATGCAGCTTCTCTGACGTTCGGGTCTGTTGATCTGGACCCAGAGTATGTGGCCCCCCTTCCTCTAGTTCCCAGGCAGGGATGCACACGTGCAACTCCAAGGCTCCATCTGTTTTCCTTCAATCAACTTCAGCACGAAAACAAATTCGCCCAACATGTAAAAATGCAATTCCGAAAGGGTCCTGCTAGAACAAGGTCCACGTACAAAAGCATCCCATTGTTATGTAAACGCAACGGCCACCAAGCGTCCCCCTCTGGGCTCTGgatccctgcctgcctcccctccctcctcctagGGGAGCTGGGACAGGGGACCCCTGTCTGAAGACAGCGGGGACAAAGGCCCAAGAGGCAAGCTGAATTTGCCCATTGTGTGAGCGCCTGAACCCCACAGCCCACTCCAGCTGCCCGGGTTCTTCTGCCTTCTCCTGGCACCAGACCCCAGGTTCGGGCCAGGCAGCTGCTGGAAGAGCGAGAACACTGTTTCTAAAGGGGTGCTGCTTGCTGCTTTGTTCCCAGTTTCCGAGGTGAGAATCCCGAACGCCGTGAGAAACCTCAGGCTCGGGGGCCGCTCGGGAGTCTGGGGCGTTGGAGGCCGGCGCCGGCTGCGGAGGACGCGGGCGCCCTCTACCGGCAGGCCCAGCCCGCCCGGGGAGAGGCGGAAATGTCAGTCATGGTCGGATTTGTAAGGCTGGCGCTTGGGACCCTGCCCTAGGCCTAAAGCCACCTGGAGGACagcggtgtttggttttggtCCAAACATACAAGCCCTGGGCAGTTGCAGGGATGGCAGCTTTCAAACTCAAACCGCAGAAGTGATCATGCAGACTCTGCCTAAAGTGGCATCACTTCTTAACTGAAAATAAGGCCAAGGGGGGAATGAAGGCCAGGCTGAAGCTCTGCagacctctgtgtgtgtgtgtgtgtgtgtgtgtgtgtgtgtgcacgcgcgcgcgcgcatatGTGTAAGCACCGTGTGTGTGTACGCGCGCATATGTGTAAgcgccgtgtgtgtgtgtgtgNNNNNNNNNNNNNNNNNNNNNNNNNNNNNNNNNNNNNNNNNNNNNNNNNNNNNNNNNNNNNNNNNNNNNNNNNNNNNNNNNNNNNATCGGCACGTGGAGGGAGGTTTGTCCCAGTCTCGGAGGAGGTtctatgcatgcatatatgtaaaGAGGCCCTAACATgctgttgtgtgtgtatgtctggcATGTGTATGTATCGAAAGTAAAGCGCATGTGTCAACCAATGCCGCATGGCATGTATATGTATGCTGAGCTTCATGTAGAGAATAGTAGGGACCCTTCGATCTGCTTTAAGGAGAGGAGATCTTACAGTGCCCCACACCTGCACATGGCTGCCCTGTCTCACCAGGCCACTTCTTGTTGTTCTTTAGCCAGCATGTGGTGAAACCAGTAGCCTATCCATATCAGCCAGGAGCCTCACAGCCTATCCTATGTGGGGCCTCCACTGGCCCTACTCCTCCACCAGCCTTTCTGTGGAGGCACCTCCACAGAGTCTTATCTCTCTCAGCCAGGGCACCTCCACCCCCAACCTCTCCTTGTCTCATTGTGTGAGGCACCTCACTGCAGTCCTCCTGTCGGCCAGAGGCTGCCTCACACCTGGCCTATCACCTCCAGCCCGGAGGCACTCCACTGCGATCTATCCCTGAGTCCTAAAGGGATGGCTAAAATCTCAGTAAAAATCTCCAGGGCCAAGTGAGTGGctccacacctataatcccagcactttggggtaaGCCAAGTGAAGAGATCCATGATCAGGAGTTAAAACTTTCCAACCCTCTACCCAACATGACGGGAAACCCATTTCTAAAATCTAAAAGAGAGTGTGGAGTGTGAGTAGTGGGTGCCTATAACCACAGCTCTCAGGAAGGAGTGAGCGCGGAAGGAGgtacttgaactagggaggcccGGAGGCTGCAGTAGGggcagagatggtgccattgcactccagcctggggagctaagcaaagtctgaaaaataataataataaacaaataaaaaatctccATAAACATTCCCACCCCCTCCATACAGCCAGCTCTGAGTCACTGGCTGCTGGCTGGCCAGTCACACAGCACCATGGACATGCAGAGGTACCAGTGGGCACTTGGTATGTGTGGctcagatgaggacacagagttAGTCAGAAGATTCTTGGGCAAATGTATCCAAAACAGTCCTGGAATGCAAAATGTGAAGTGTTTCCACAGCAGTGGCAGGAACACATGACTGGCACTATTTATAAGCGATAAAAGGGTTATTTCATGCATCCTCTTTAAGCTGCAAATGCTTcatgtacaaaagaaaaaaatctgtccttTTTATTCATGAGACTGGcttaaggatcaaatgagatagttttttaaagtgataatttGGCTTGAAGATATAAAGGAGTTTTGATTCCATTCTAtaataaatctgtttttaatataaagatcTTTTCTCAAAATCGCTGTATGAAATGATCTCCAGAGAGACAGATTCACCGTGTTTGCCCTGAGATTGAGAGGCCCCTGCCTGCCACTCCACACCCTGCTTGTGAAGGCCCAAGTCACTCACTATGCAAACAAGTCAGGTTGGGTTATTCCCTTTGGTTAATGTTAAAACCAGTCATGGGTCTTCCTGGAATGGTGGATAATCCACACGTGGATAATCAAGAGTTGACTATATgggttcctccctccctcccctccccttccaccaGGGATCCCCGACAGAGGCCACAGAGAGACCCTTCAGCGGATGTAGATCATGTCGGAGATGGCTCCAGGCAAGTGGGTAATGATCTGCATTCGCAGCCACCAGTAGTAGTCCATGGGGTGGTAGCGGGTGTAGGGGGTGGTGGCGGTCAGGGCGTGTGTGACAGCATCGATGACAGGGGACGTGTCTGTGGAGCCACTGCTGCAGTAGGTCTCCATCTTGGCGATCTTTTCATCAAAGTACTTCTTGCCGTAGTCCTTGCGCACAACCTCAGGCAGCTCGTCCCACATCTTCTTGGCGATGGCCTGAATGCTCTCGGGGCTGTAGAGGCTGGTGGCAGCGATGAAGTTGCCGGGCTCCACCACACTGACCTTCACGCCCAGGGAGTGCATCTCATAGCGCAGGCAGTCTGAGAAAGCCTCTACCCCAAACTTGGTGATGCAGTACGGCGAGCGGGCCGGGTTGGCCATGCGGCCCAGCATGCTGCTGATATTGACCACGCGGCctacagagggagacagagatacCTGCTAAGGCGGCACTGCCCTAT
It contains:
- the LOC103881139 gene encoding D-beta-hydroxybutyrate dehydrogenase, mitochondrial-like, whose product is MWGLVNNAGISTFGEVEFTSMETYKEVAEVNLWGTVRTTKSFLPLIRRAKGRVVNISSMLGRMANPARSPYCITKFGVEAFSDCLRYEMHSLGVKVSVVEPGNFIAATSLYSPESIQAIAKKMWDELPEVVRKDYGKKYFDEKIAKMETYCSSGSTDTSPVIDAVTHALTATTPYTRYHPMDYYWWLRMQIITHLPGAISDMIYIR